From a region of the Alnus glutinosa chromosome 1, dhAlnGlut1.1, whole genome shotgun sequence genome:
- the LOC133861312 gene encoding caffeic acid 3-O-methyltransferase-like produces the protein MGSAGETQMTPTQVSDEETNLFAMQLASASVLPMILKSALELDLLEIMAKAGPGAYLSPSEIASQLPTTNPDAPVMLDRILRLLASYSVLTYSLRTVPDGRVERLYDLGSVCKFLSKNENGVSIAALSLMNQDKVLMESWYYLKDTVLEGGIPFNKAHGMTSFEYHGKDLRFNKVFNKGMSDHSTITMKKILETYKGFKGLTSVVDVGGGTGDVLSMIVSKYPSIRGINFDLPHVIEGAPSFPGVDHVGGDMFVSVPKGDAIFVKWICCDWSDEHILKFLNNCYDAHPDNGKVIVAESILPVAPDTNLATKVVTHVDLIMLAHNPGGKERTEKEFEALAIGAGFQGFQLMCCAFNTYIMEFIKKALSN, from the exons ATGGGCTCAGCTGGTGAAACCCAGATGACTCCGACTCAAGTTTCGGACGAAGAAACAAACCTCTTTGCTATGCAACTAGCCAGCGCCTCAGTCCTTCCCATGATCCTCAAGTCGGCTTTAGAGCTTGACCTCTTGGAAATCATGGCTAAGGCTGGACCTGGCGCATACTTGTCGCCTTCAGAGATCGCTTCCCAGCTCCCAACAACAAACCCAGATGCACCAGTTATGCTGGACCGTATCTTGCGCCTCCTGGCTAGCTACTCTGTTCTCACTTACTCTCTGCGCACGGTCCCTGATGGCAGGGTTGAGAGGCTATATGACCTAGGCTCCGTGTGTAAGTTCTTGAGCAAGAATGAGAACGGTGTGTCTATTGCTGCTCTCAGTCTCATGAATCAGGACAAGGTCCTCATGGAGAGCTG GTACTACTTGAAAGATACAGTTCTAGAAGGTGGCATTCCATTTAACAAGGCCCATGGGATGACCTCGTTTGAATATCATGGGAAAGATCTTAGATTCAATAAGGTCTTCAACAAGGGAATGTCCGATCACTCTACCATTACCATGAAGAAAATCCTAGAGACTTACAAAGGCTTCAAGGGCCTCACATCTGTGGTCGATGTTGGTGGTGGGACTGGAGATGTCCTTAGTATGATTGTCTCCAAATACCCCTCTATAAGGGGCATCAATTTTGATTTGCCACATGTCATCGAGGGTGCACCATCATTTCCTG GTGTAGACCATGTTGGGGGAGACATGTTTGTTAGTGTTCCAAAAGGAGATGCCATTTTCGTGAAG TGGATATGTTGTGATTGGAGTGATGAGCAcatcttgaaatttttgaacAACTGCTATGATGCTCATCCAGACAATGGGAAGGTGATTGTTGCCGAAAGCATTCTTCCTGTAGCCCCAGACACTAACCTCGCCACTAAGGTAGTTACCCATGTTGACCTTATCATGTTGGCTCATAATCCTGGTGGTAAAGAGAGGACTGAGAAGGAGTTTGAGGCCTTGGCTATAGGGGCTGGATTTCAAGGGTTCCAACTAATGTGTTGTGCTTTCAATACCTACATCATGGAATTCATCAAAAAAGCTTTGAGTAATTAA
- the LOC133856564 gene encoding caffeic acid 3-O-methyltransferase: protein MSSAGETQMTPTQVSDEEANLFAMQLASASVLPMILKSAIELDLLEIMAKAGPGAYLSPSEIASQLPTTNPDAPVMLDRILRLLASYSVLTYSLRTLPDGRVERLYGLGPVCKFLTKNEDGVSIAALNLMNQDKVLMESWYYLKDAVLEGGIPFNKAHGMTSFEYHGKDLRFNKVFNKGMSDHSTITMKKILETYKGFEGLTSVVDVGGGTGAVLSMIVSKYPSIRGINFDLPHVIEDAPSYPGVDHVGGDMFVSVPKGDAIFMKWICHDWSDEHCLKFLKNCYDALPNNGKVIVAECILPVSPDTSLATKGVIHIDVIMLAHNPGGKERTEKEFEALAKGAGFQGFQVMCSAFNTYIMEFIKKL from the exons ATGAGCTCAGCCGGTGAAACCCAGATGACTCCGACTCAAGTTTCGGACGAAGAAGCAAACCTCTTTGCTATGCAACTAGCCAGCGCCTCAGTCCTTCCCATGATCCTCAAGTCGGCTATAGAGCTTGACCTCTTGGAAATCATGGCTAAGGCTGGACCCGGCGCATACTTGTCGCCTTCAGAGATCGCTTCCCAGCTCCCAACTACAAACCCAGATGCACCAGTTATGCTGGACCGTATCTTGCGCCTCCTGGCTAGCTACTCTGTTCTCACTTACTCTCTTCGCACGCTCCCTGATGGCAGGGTTGAGAGGCTATATGGTCTAGGCCCTGTGTGTAAGTTCTTGACCAAGAACGAGGATGGTGTGTCTATTGCTGCTCTCAATCTCATGAATCAGGATAAGGTCCTCATGGAGAGCTG GTACTACTTGAAAGATGCAGTTCTAGAAGGTGGCATTCCATTTAACAAGGCCCATGGGATGACCTCGTTTGAATATCATGGGAAAGATCTTCGATTCAACAAGGTCTTCAACAAGGGAATGTCTGATCACTCTACCATTACCATGAAGAAAATCCTAGAGACCTACAAAGGCTTCGAGGGCCTCACATCAGTGGTCGATGTTGGTGGTGGGACTGGAGCTGTCCTTAGTATGATTGTCTCCAAATACCCCTCTATAAGGGGCATCAATTTTGATTTGCCACATGTCATCGAGGATGCACCATCTTATCCTG GTGTGGACCATGTTGGGGGAGACATGTTTGTTAGTGTTCCAAAAGGAGATGCCATTTTCATGAAG TGGATATGTCATGATTGGAGTGATGAGCACTGCTTGAAATTTTTGAAGAACTGCTATGATGCTCTTCCAAACAATGGGAAGGTGATTGTTGCTGAATGCATTCTTCCTGTATCCCCAGACACGAGCCTCGCCACTAAGGGAGTTATCCATATTGACGTTATCATGTTGGCTCATAATCCTGGTGGGAAAGAGAGGACCGAGAAGGAGTTTGAGGCCTTGGCTAAAGGGGCTGGATTTCAAGGGTTCCAAGTAATGTGTTCTGCCTTCAATACTTACATCAtggaattcattaaaaagcttTGA